In Streptomyces griseiscabiei, a single genomic region encodes these proteins:
- a CDS encoding LPD29 domain-containing protein, whose product MTTATARRSLATAYLALRLTPGAKVRYVGTATRLHGPATVQPCSCGICAADVLLGIPATRYELRTTDGRPTGVSHVRHTSVIPEPTEEERNYAAIRLSTKATAVYLRQLLRRTFPGVKFSVRCGPKRAKERYLERYEITVTWSGGPSRTAVATVTAPLLANYGSPEECRPAWVSVTVDGRRHHGEPGALAIHLNRTAA is encoded by the coding sequence ATGACCACCGCCACCGCTCGCCGCAGCCTCGCGACCGCCTACCTCGCCCTGCGCCTGACCCCCGGCGCCAAGGTCCGCTACGTCGGCACCGCGACCCGCCTGCACGGCCCGGCGACGGTTCAGCCGTGCTCCTGCGGCATCTGCGCCGCCGACGTCCTGCTCGGGATCCCCGCGACCCGCTACGAACTGCGCACCACGGACGGGCGGCCGACCGGCGTCTCCCACGTCCGCCACACCTCCGTCATCCCCGAGCCCACCGAGGAAGAGCGGAACTACGCCGCGATCCGCCTGTCGACCAAGGCCACCGCGGTCTACCTGCGCCAGCTGCTGCGCCGCACCTTCCCCGGCGTCAAGTTCTCCGTGCGCTGCGGCCCCAAGCGCGCGAAGGAGCGCTACCTGGAGCGCTACGAGATCACCGTCACCTGGAGCGGCGGCCCGAGCCGCACCGCCGTCGCCACCGTCACCGCCCCGCTGCTCGCCAACTACGGCAGCCCCGAGGAGTGCCGCCCGGCCTGGGTGTCCGTCACCGTTGACGGCCGCCGCCACCACGGCGAGCCCGGCGCCCTCGCCATCCACCTGAACCGCACGGCGGCCTGA